CCACCCCGGCCGCCGAGGAGACCCCGCCCGCGAAGGGCACGGTCGAAGTGGTGCGCACGGTCACCGAGGGGCTGAACAGCCCCTGGGGCCTCGCCCCCCTCCCGGAGGGCGGCCTGCTGGTCGGCTCGCGCGACGAGGGCACGATCACGCGGGTGGACGAGAAGACCGGCGCGAAGACCGAGCTGGGCGAGGTGCCGGGCGTCTCGGCGGCCGGCGAGGGCGGGCTGCTGGGCCTCGCCCTCTCCCCCGACTACGCCTCCGACCACATGGTCTACGCGTACGTCACCTCCGCCTCCGACAACCGGGTCCTCCGCATGATCTACGACGCGAAGCGACCCGCCGGCGATCAGCTGGGGGCTCCCGACACGGTCTTCAAGGGCATTCCCAAGGGCATGATCCACAACGGCGGCCGGATCGCCTTCGGCCCCGACCGGCAGCTGTACATCGGCACCGGTGAGAACGGCGACCGCGGGCTGGCGCAGGACAAGAAGTCCCTCGGAGGCAAGATCCTGCGGCTGACCCCGGAGGGCGACCCGGCCCCGGGCAACCCGTTCCCGGACTCCCCGGTGTACTCGTACGGCCACCGCAACGTGCAGGGACTGGCCTGGGACGCCAAGCAGCGCCTGTTCGCGTCGGAGTTCGGCCAGAACACCTGGGACGAGCTGAACGCGATCGAACCCGGCGCCGACTACGGCTGGCCCGCGGCCGAGGGCGCGTCCAAGGATGCGAAGTACCGCGACCCGGCAGCCCAGTGGCACACCGACGAGGCCTCTCCGAGCGGCATCGCGTACGCCGAGGGCTCGATCTGGATGGCGGGTCTGCGGGGGCAGCGGCTGTGGCGCGTCCCGCTGAAGGGCACGGCCGTCTCGGCGGATCCGCAGGCCTTCCTCAAGGGCGAGTACGGCCGGCTGCGCACGGTGGTGGCGGTGGGCGGCGACAAGCTGTGGGTCACCACCAGCGCCACGGACGGCCGCGGCGACCCGAAGAAGGGGGACGACCGGATCCTCGAGCTGCGGGTGACGTGACCTTCGGCGTCACCTCTCCCCCGCCGCGGACTTCTCCCCCGCAGGACCCTCCCCGGGCGGCCCCTCCCCCCTCGGCGGCCCCTCCCCCGGCGGCGCCTCCACCTTGGGCCCGTCCTCCGCCGGGTCCGGTTCGGCCGCCCGGACCACGACCCTTCCGGAGGCGAGGTCTATCGGCCCGCGCCCGGGATCGGCGTCGCCCACGTCCTCCCGGGTCAGCTCCAGCCGGTTCTGCTCCTCACGGGTGTGCCCCCGGCCCGGTGAGAAGAGTTCCTCGAAGGCGTTGAACATCGCTCTCCTCTGCCGGTTCGCGGTCAGCTTGCCCCATTATCGCGCGATCAGTCCGTCCCCGGTCCTCGGCGGGAACAGCCCCAGGCGGTGGGCCACCGCCGCCGCCTCTCCCCGGCCCGAGACCTCGAGCTTCGACAGGATGTTCGAGACGTGCACGCTGGCCGTCTTCGGGGAGATGAACAGCTCCTCGGCGATCTGCCGGTTGGTACGCCCGGCGGAGACCAGACGCAGCACGTCGCGTTCCCGGCCGGTGAGACCGAGTGCGGCGAGCGGGTCCGCGGGGCCGGCCGGGGTCTGCGGCGGACCCGTGGCGGTGGTCCGGGGCAGCCGGGCACGCCGGCCAAGCAGGGCGACGGCGTCGGCGAGGGGGCGGGCCCCGAGGTGGGCGGCGACCGCGTGGGCGAGGCGCAGGAGTTCGGCGGCCCGGTCGCGTTCGGCGTCCCCGCCGACGGAGAGCAGGGCCTCGGCCATGCGGTGCCGGGCGCGCGCGAGGTCGTAGGGGCGTTCCAGGCACTCGAAGGCGGCGACGACCTCGGACCAGTCGTCCGGGTGGTTGCGGCCCTCGGCGCGGGCGAGTTCGGCGTGGAGCCACAGTGCGTGCGCCTGCCAGACGGGGGCGACGGCGGCGAGCTTCTTCGCCGCCCGGCGGATCCGGGCCGGCAGCCCGGCGTCGGCGCCGGCCGCCTCGGTGACCGCCGGGGCCGCGTCGACCGCGGCCGCGGAGGCCGCATCGACCGCGGAGACCGCGGTGAGCAGCAGGGGCCAGGCGTAGCGCTGGGTGCCGGGCGGGAATCCGACGTCCAGGGCGTGTTCGAGATGGGACCGGGCGTCGGCGGGACGGTTCTCGGCCACGGCGAGGGCGATGGCGAGGCGGGCGAGCGGGAGATGGTTCTGGGGCACGTGTTCGCGGGAGCCGAAGTAGCGGTGTGCGGCGTCCAGCCGGCGGCCCGCCTCGGCGAGGTCGCCCCGGGCCAGGGCGAGTTCGGCGCGCAGCGTGGCGTGGACGCCCTTGACGCCCACGCCCCGGGCGATCCGTCCCGCCTCGGCGCTCGCACGGTCCGCCTCGTCCCAACGCCCCAGCGACAGCAGGGACTCGGCGAGGTTGCCGTGGACCCACGCCTCCGTGTCGGGCAGTCCCTGCCGTCGGGCGTAGAGCAGTCCCTCCGCCATGATCGCGACGGCTTCCCCGGAACGTCCGACCGCCTCCAGCTCGGAGGGGAGGTTCACATAGGCGTCGAGCGCGACGGTGGGGATGTCCTCGGCGAGCGCCAGGTCCTTGACCTCGGACAGCTCGGCGAGGCCGGGCTCGATGTGCCCGGCGTCGACCATGAGGATGCCCAGGATCTGGCGGGCCTTGAGCTCGGTCTCGCGGGCGCCGACCATCCGGGCGTACTCCACCGCCCGCTCGGCGGCGCGGTAGGCGTCCGGTCCCGGCACGTGGAGCGCGGACCAGCCGGCGGCGTGGGCGAGCACCTCGGCGTGCACCTCGCTGGGCGGCAGACCCCGCATCAGCTCCTGTGCCCTGGCCAGTTCCTCACGGCCGCTGCCCCGGCCCAGGGAGCGCACCAGACGGGAGCGCTGCACCCAGAACCAGGCGGCGCGCCGGGGGTCGCCGCCCTCGTCCTCCAACAGCCGCAGCGCCCGCTTGGCGATCTTCAGCGCGCGTTCGCGTTCCCCGCAGTACCGGCCCGCGACGGTGGCCTCCGCCAGGAGGTCGAGGTAGCGCAGCGGGGTGGCGGCGGGGTCGCAGCCGCCGGGGGCTCCCTCGCTCCGTCCGGACGGCCGGGACGGGTACACCTCGGTGTGGTCGACGGGACGCAGCGCGGCCCGCACCTGGGCCGGGGCGGCTTCCCACAGCTCCATCGCCCGCTCCAGGAGCCGCAGTTGCTCGCTGTAGGCGCGTCGGCAGCGGGCTTCTACGGAGGCGTCGAGGACGGCGGGCAGGGCCTCGGCCGGATCGTGGGCGTGGTACCAGTAGCTGGCCAGCCGCATGACGCGCTCGTCGGCGGGGACGAGCGTCGGGTCGGCCTGCAGGGCCTCGGCGTAACGGCGGTTGAGGCGGGAGCGTTCCCCGGGCAGGAGGTCGTCGCTCACGGCCTCGCGGACCAGGGAGTGACGGAAGCGGTAGCCGTCCCCGTCGGGCACCGCGAGCAGCAGATGGGCGTTGACGGCGGCGCGCAGGGCCTCGATCAGATCGTCCTCGGCGAGCCGGGCGACGGCGTCCAGCAGCCGGTACTCGACGGTGGAGCCGCCCTCGGCGACGATCCGGGCGACGTGCTGGGCGCTGTCGGGCAGCGTCTCGACGCGGACGAGGAGCAGGTCGCGCAGGGAGTCGGTGAGGCCGGTGCGGCAGCCCTCGTGCGCGGCGACGGCGAGTTCCTCGACGAAGAAGGCGTTGCCGTCGGAGCGTTCGAAGATGGCGTCGACCTGCTCGGGGTCGGGTTCGCGGGCCAGGATGCCGGCGATCTGGCGACCGACCTCGTCCCGGGTGAAGCGAGCGAGTTCGACGCGCCGTACGGTGCGCAGCCGGTCGAGCTCGGCGAGCAGGGGGCGCAGCGGGTGACGGCGGTGGATGTCGTCCGCGCGGTAGGTGGCGACGACGACGAGGCGGCCGGTGCGCAGGGTGCGCAGCAGGTAGGAGAGCAGATGGCGGGTGGAGGCGTCGGCCCAGTGGAGGTCTTCGAGGGCGAGGACGACCGTGCGGTCGGCGGCGACGCGTTCCAGGAGGCGTGCGACGAGCTCGAAGAGCCGGGCCATGCCCTCCTCGTCGTGGCGTCCGACCGTGCTCTGCCCGCACTCCGGCAGCAGTCGGGCGAGTTCGTCCTCCTGTCCGGCGGCGGCGACGGCGAACTCGTCCGGCAGGGCCCGGCGCAGGGCGCGCAGGGCGCTGGAGAACGGGGCGAAGGGCAGTCCGTCGGCGCCGATCTCGACACAGCCGCCGACCGCGACGACGGCGCCGCCGCGGCCGGCGGTCGCCGCGAACTCCTCGACGAGCCTGGTCTTGCCGACCCCGGCCTCGCCTCCGACGAGCAACGCCTGGGGCTCTCCCGCGGCGGCACGGGAGAGCGCGTCGTTCAGGACGTCCAGCTCGTCGGAGCGGCCGACGAAGACAGGGCTGACGGACCTGGTATCCACGGGGGCGAGCATGGCACGCGGGCGCGAAGGGGGCCCAGCGGTTATCGCCGGGCCCCCGATGGGTGCCCCTCCGGTGAGGGCTCCTCCGGTGAGGGCTCCTCCGGTGGGCGGGCGGCCGACCCCCGTGCGGCCGCCCGCCGCCGCCGCGGCGGTCATGCCGTCCGGGGGAACCGGAGCCGGCGCGGACGGTGGGTATGGGACTCGGACTCGGCGCCTCCGCCAGCGCGTTCGGCGGCCGCGCCTCGGGCGGCGCGGGCGCCTCGGGCGACGGCGCGGGCGAGCCGCTCGTCGGCGGCCCGGCGGCGCAGTTCGGCGGAACGGGCCTGGTGGAGCTCGTACTCGTACATGGTGTGCATCCCCTGAGAGATCGGTTTCGGCCTCGCTTGTTCGCGATGCCTCAACCTTCGTCTCCCAGGGGGGTCCGCCACATCGGGAGAGTTCCGCATCTTCGGCGGGCGGCGGGGCCTTAGACGCGCGCGAGGGGCCTCAGAGCCGGCCGTAAGGTGCTTACGGCGGCCCTGAGACCCCTCGTGGTCTGCGGGAACTCAGCTCGCGGAGGGCAGGCCGAGCAGCGCGTCGGTGTACTTGAGCACGGCCAGCAGCAGACCGATGACGCCGAGCGCCACGCCCGCCCAGGAGACCGACTTGATCCAGGCCGCCTGCGGCCGGGCCGGGCTGCCGAAGGCCGGACGGGCCAGCACGACGACGCCGGTGACCAGCGCGGCCAGCGCGAACAGTCCCGCCCACAGGGCGGTGATCTGCCAGGCGTCGCCGTAGACCGCCTGGATCTGCTTGGCGACGCTCGCCCCGGACGAGGCCTCCAGCTGGCCGACGAGGGTCTGGCGGGCACCGGCGATGGTGCCGACCCAGCTGCCGGTCAGCGACACGAAGCCGAGGACCGC
The window above is part of the Streptomyces sp. NBC_00425 genome. Proteins encoded here:
- a CDS encoding PQQ-dependent sugar dehydrogenase, with translation MIVRRRAVSAVLATGALLVTAGCSSGAGGSSPASTGAPAGSAAARTTPAAEETPPAKGTVEVVRTVTEGLNSPWGLAPLPEGGLLVGSRDEGTITRVDEKTGAKTELGEVPGVSAAGEGGLLGLALSPDYASDHMVYAYVTSASDNRVLRMIYDAKRPAGDQLGAPDTVFKGIPKGMIHNGGRIAFGPDRQLYIGTGENGDRGLAQDKKSLGGKILRLTPEGDPAPGNPFPDSPVYSYGHRNVQGLAWDAKQRLFASEFGQNTWDELNAIEPGADYGWPAAEGASKDAKYRDPAAQWHTDEASPSGIAYAEGSIWMAGLRGQRLWRVPLKGTAVSADPQAFLKGEYGRLRTVVAVGGDKLWVTTSATDGRGDPKKGDDRILELRVT
- a CDS encoding DUF6191 domain-containing protein — encoded protein: MFNAFEELFSPGRGHTREEQNRLELTREDVGDADPGRGPIDLASGRVVVRAAEPDPAEDGPKVEAPPGEGPPRGEGPPGEGPAGEKSAAGER
- a CDS encoding helix-turn-helix transcriptional regulator yields the protein MLAPVDTRSVSPVFVGRSDELDVLNDALSRAAAGEPQALLVGGEAGVGKTRLVEEFAATAGRGGAVVAVGGCVEIGADGLPFAPFSSALRALRRALPDEFAVAAAGQEDELARLLPECGQSTVGRHDEEGMARLFELVARLLERVAADRTVVLALEDLHWADASTRHLLSYLLRTLRTGRLVVVATYRADDIHRRHPLRPLLAELDRLRTVRRVELARFTRDEVGRQIAGILAREPDPEQVDAIFERSDGNAFFVEELAVAAHEGCRTGLTDSLRDLLLVRVETLPDSAQHVARIVAEGGSTVEYRLLDAVARLAEDDLIEALRAAVNAHLLLAVPDGDGYRFRHSLVREAVSDDLLPGERSRLNRRYAEALQADPTLVPADERVMRLASYWYHAHDPAEALPAVLDASVEARCRRAYSEQLRLLERAMELWEAAPAQVRAALRPVDHTEVYPSRPSGRSEGAPGGCDPAATPLRYLDLLAEATVAGRYCGERERALKIAKRALRLLEDEGGDPRRAAWFWVQRSRLVRSLGRGSGREELARAQELMRGLPPSEVHAEVLAHAAGWSALHVPGPDAYRAAERAVEYARMVGARETELKARQILGILMVDAGHIEPGLAELSEVKDLALAEDIPTVALDAYVNLPSELEAVGRSGEAVAIMAEGLLYARRQGLPDTEAWVHGNLAESLLSLGRWDEADRASAEAGRIARGVGVKGVHATLRAELALARGDLAEAGRRLDAAHRYFGSREHVPQNHLPLARLAIALAVAENRPADARSHLEHALDVGFPPGTQRYAWPLLLTAVSAVDAASAAAVDAAPAVTEAAGADAGLPARIRRAAKKLAAVAPVWQAHALWLHAELARAEGRNHPDDWSEVVAAFECLERPYDLARARHRMAEALLSVGGDAERDRAAELLRLAHAVAAHLGARPLADAVALLGRRARLPRTTATGPPQTPAGPADPLAALGLTGRERDVLRLVSAGRTNRQIAEELFISPKTASVHVSNILSKLEVSGRGEAAAVAHRLGLFPPRTGDGLIAR